The proteins below are encoded in one region of Acidithiobacillus ferrooxidans ATCC 23270:
- a CDS encoding ArsR/SmtB family transcription factor, translating into MEQLPTREEDIEQASRSLKAMAHPLRLKVLCVLGSEEMSVQDIVSAVGTTQSNISQHLAILREKDILRARKDANKVYYRVGDPRTLRLISMMSDVFCSVR; encoded by the coding sequence ATGGAACAGTTACCAACCCGTGAAGAGGATATTGAACAGGCCTCCCGTTCCCTGAAGGCTATGGCGCACCCGTTGCGTCTCAAGGTTTTGTGCGTGCTGGGATCGGAAGAGATGAGTGTGCAGGATATCGTGTCCGCCGTCGGCACTACCCAGAGCAACATCTCCCAACATCTCGCTATTTTGCGTGAGAAAGACATTCTTCGTGCCCGCAAGGATGCCAACAAGGTGTATTACCGTGTAGGTGACCCCCGTACCCTGCGCCTGATTTCCATGATGAGCGATGTTTTCTGCAGCGTCCGTTGA
- a CDS encoding type I restriction-modification system subunit M: protein MTEQNQKQLGNTLWSIADQLRGAMDADDFRDYMLSFLFLRYLSDNYETAAKKELGRDYPDVGGDARKVPLALWYANNVDDIPAFEKQMRRKVHYVIQPAHLWNSIANLARTQNPDLLDTLQAGFKYIETESFESTFQGLFSEIDLSSPKLGKSYSDRNAKLCTIIQKIAEGLAAFSTNIDALGDAYEYLIGQFAAGSGKKAGEFYTPQQISDILSAIVTLDSQEPKTGTKKRLDSVLDFACGSGSLLLNVRKKVNQAGGSIGKIYGQEKNITTYNLARMNMLLHGVKDTEFEIFHGDTLLNEWDMLREQNPARKPSFDAVVANPPFSYRWEPTDALADDVRFKSHGLAPKSAADFAFLLHGFHYLKDEGVMAIILPHGVLFRGGAEERIRTKLLKDGHIDTVIGLPANLFYSTGIPVCILVLKKCKKPDDVLFINAAEHFVKGKRQNHLSDEHIAKIIETYQFRTEEPRYARRVDMAEIEKNDFNLNISRYISTAVDEEEIDLTATHANLVNIEKAIQQATAKHNEFLKELGMPLLP, encoded by the coding sequence ATGACCGAACAAAATCAAAAACAATTGGGCAACACCCTCTGGAGCATCGCCGACCAACTGCGCGGGGCGATGGATGCGGACGACTTCCGCGACTACATGCTGTCCTTCCTCTTTTTGCGCTACCTCTCCGACAACTACGAGACGGCGGCGAAGAAGGAACTGGGGCGCGATTACCCGGATGTGGGCGGCGACGCGCGCAAGGTGCCGCTGGCGCTCTGGTATGCGAACAACGTGGACGACATTCCGGCCTTCGAGAAGCAGATGCGGCGCAAGGTGCATTACGTCATCCAGCCCGCGCACCTCTGGAATAGCATCGCTAACCTGGCTCGCACTCAGAACCCGGACCTGCTAGACACCTTGCAGGCTGGCTTCAAATACATAGAGACAGAGTCTTTTGAGAGCACTTTCCAGGGGCTGTTCTCCGAAATTGATCTGAGCTCGCCCAAGCTGGGCAAGAGCTACAGCGACCGTAACGCCAAGCTCTGCACCATCATCCAGAAGATCGCCGAAGGGCTGGCGGCGTTCTCCACGAACATCGACGCGCTGGGCGATGCCTACGAATACCTGATCGGCCAGTTTGCCGCAGGCAGTGGCAAGAAGGCGGGCGAATTCTACACCCCGCAGCAGATTTCCGACATTCTTTCCGCCATCGTCACGCTGGACAGCCAGGAGCCGAAAACCGGGACGAAGAAGCGGCTGGACAGCGTGCTGGACTTCGCCTGCGGCTCCGGCTCGCTGCTGCTGAATGTGCGCAAGAAGGTGAACCAGGCGGGCGGCAGCATCGGCAAAATCTACGGCCAGGAAAAGAACATCACCACCTACAACCTCGCGCGCATGAACATGCTGCTGCACGGGGTGAAGGACACCGAGTTCGAGATCTTCCACGGCGACACCCTGCTCAACGAGTGGGACATGCTGCGCGAGCAGAACCCGGCCAGGAAGCCGAGCTTCGACGCCGTCGTCGCCAACCCGCCTTTCAGCTACCGCTGGGAGCCCACCGACGCGCTGGCCGACGATGTGCGCTTCAAAAGCCACGGCCTCGCGCCCAAGTCCGCCGCCGACTTTGCCTTCCTGCTGCACGGCTTCCATTATCTGAAAGACGAAGGGGTGATGGCGATCATCCTGCCGCACGGGGTGCTGTTCCGGGGCGGGGCCGAGGAACGCATCCGCACCAAACTGCTCAAGGACGGCCATATCGACACCGTCATCGGCTTGCCCGCGAACCTGTTTTATTCCACCGGCATCCCGGTCTGCATCCTCGTGCTGAAGAAGTGCAAGAAGCCCGACGACGTGCTGTTCATCAACGCCGCAGAGCACTTTGTGAAAGGCAAACGCCAGAACCATCTTTCGGACGAGCACATCGCCAAGATCATCGAAACCTACCAGTTCCGCACGGAAGAACCGCGCTACGCCCGCCGCGTGGACATGGCGGAGATTGAGAAAAACGACTTCAATCTCAATATTTCGCGGTATATCAGCACAGCAGTAGACGAGGAGGAAATTGACCTGACGGCGACGCACGCAAACTTGGTGAACATCGAGAAGGCCATCCAGCAAGCGACTGCGAAACACAACGAATTTCTGAAAGAGCTGGGCATGCCGCTGTTACCTTAG
- a CDS encoding AAA family ATPase, producing MADAAAIPDAGRGARMKPGQPFADLPKLAAHLRGELENKKAILLYAYNGTGKTRLSMAFKDIGKQGDARDTLYFNAFTEDLFHWENDFEGDNDHRLTLNAASRFFAGLAELEMDNRIRPLLQRYADFDFRIDYEKWDVVFSRRVKNENYVPGSKKLMQRFAFEEKTHIKVSRGEENIFVWCFFLAIVQLALDGAEAYQWVKYVYIDDPISSLDEHNAIAVANHLAQLLKRPGSKLKTVISTHHTLFFNVLCNEFKGKAFRYFLRNAPTGSYSLVDTSATPFLHHLASIIELDEAQKSGALYTHHFNMMRRVMEQTSIFLGLEDWAECIRVAGDLDEALSKRMIDLMSHGDYSLYEPREMMEENKAHFRRIFRAFLNRYPFNPKLFPVAPEDDNVGEEPTLLQWGENR from the coding sequence ATGGCTGATGCAGCAGCTATTCCCGATGCTGGACGAGGTGCCCGCATGAAGCCGGGCCAGCCCTTCGCCGACTTGCCAAAGCTGGCCGCCCATTTGCGCGGCGAGCTGGAGAACAAGAAAGCCATCCTGCTTTATGCCTACAACGGCACCGGTAAGACGCGGCTGTCGATGGCCTTCAAGGACATCGGCAAGCAAGGTGATGCTCGCGACACACTCTACTTCAACGCCTTCACCGAAGACCTGTTCCATTGGGAGAATGACTTTGAAGGCGATAACGACCACAGGCTCACACTCAATGCGGCGTCGCGCTTTTTCGCCGGCTTAGCCGAGTTGGAAATGGACAACCGCATCCGCCCGCTGCTGCAACGCTATGCGGATTTCGATTTCCGCATCGACTACGAGAAATGGGATGTTGTTTTTTCGCGAAGAGTCAAAAATGAGAACTATGTTCCAGGCTCTAAAAAACTCATGCAAAGGTTTGCGTTTGAGGAAAAGACCCATATCAAGGTCTCGCGCGGTGAAGAAAACATCTTTGTCTGGTGCTTCTTCCTCGCCATCGTGCAACTGGCGCTAGATGGTGCGGAGGCTTATCAGTGGGTGAAATATGTTTACATCGACGACCCGATTTCATCGTTGGATGAGCACAACGCAATTGCGGTAGCCAACCATCTAGCGCAATTGCTCAAACGGCCGGGCAGTAAGCTCAAGACGGTGATCTCGACGCACCATACCTTGTTCTTCAACGTGCTGTGCAACGAATTTAAAGGGAAGGCGTTCCGATATTTTCTGAGAAATGCCCCCACTGGCAGTTATTCGCTAGTAGATACATCTGCCACGCCATTCCTTCACCATTTGGCGAGCATTATTGAGTTAGATGAAGCACAAAAGAGTGGTGCACTCTATACACATCACTTCAACATGATGCGCAGAGTGATGGAGCAGACTTCCATCTTCTTGGGGCTTGAGGACTGGGCCGAATGTATCAGGGTGGCAGGCGATCTAGACGAAGCGCTGTCCAAGCGGATGATTGACCTTATGAGTCACGGCGATTATTCGCTTTACGAGCCACGAGAAATGATGGAAGAGAATAAAGCGCACTTTCGGAGAATTTTCCGCGCCTTCCTGAATCGCTACCCCTTCAATCCGAAACTGTTTCCTGTAGCACCCGAGGATGACAATGTCGGCGAAGAGCCGACTCTCTTGCAATGGGGAGAAAACCGATGA